In Mucilaginibacter sp. KACC 22063, the genomic stretch CGATTTAAAAATACCCATTATTGTTGCACTCAACATGATGGACTTAGCTACCCGTAACGGTATCACCATTGATATAGATGCGTTTGCTAAAAAGTTGGGTGTGCATGTGGTGCCTATCTCTGCCCGCAAGCTCGAGGGCATTGATAAGCTTAAAGCCGCCATATCTTACGCCAATAAGCTTGCTTTGCAGGAAGATACCATAGATGTACATGCCATTGCCCCGCAACTGATTGCACAGATTGGCGAAGAAATGGCGGTAGAAAATCCATATTATGCTTTGCAGCTGGCGCATCAGCATGAGCATCTTACCTTCTTGTCGCCTGGCGAAAGTAACCGTATCGAGGAACTGGAGCAGGTGCATGGTTTCCATTCGCAAAAGGCACAGGCAACAGAGACCATTGCGCGCTATAATTTCATCAACGACTTACTATACGATACTGTTCAGAAAAAGGAAACAGCACAGGAAGAGACCTGGAGCAACCGGATCGATAAGGTACTAACCCACCGGGTTTTTGGTTTTGTGATCTTCTTTGGCATCCTGCTGTTCATGTTCCAATCGATATTTGCATGGTCGGCCTACCCGATGGACCTGATATCAACCGGCTTTGTATGGCTGCAGGAAACCTTACATAAAATATTGCCTGCGGGCCCGCTTACCAATCTACTGGCAGATGGCGTAGTTGCTGGGCTAAGTGGTGTATTAGTGTTTATTCCGCAAATTGCTATTCTTTTTGCATTTATCTCCATCCTTGAAGATACCGGCTACATGGCACGCGTTACCTTTATGATGGACAAGCTGATGCGCAAGGTAGGGTTAAGCGGAAAATCCGTAGTGCCATTGATCGGCGGTTTTGCCTGTGCGGTACCATCTATCATGAGTACCCGTACCATTGAAAGCTGGAAAGACAGGATCATTACCATAATGGTTACCCCTTTGGTAACGTGTTCTGCACGTTTACCTATCTACACCTTGCTTATCGCATTGGTGGTTCCTAATCGCAATATTTGGTGGATATTTAACCTGCAGGGCTTGGCGCTTACGGGCATGTATCTGCTTAGCCTGGTGTCGGCAATTGTAGTTGCTTTTGTGATGAAGCTGATTATCAAGGGGCGTGAAAAAGGCTACTTTATAATGGAGCTGCCTGTTTACCGTATGCCACGTTGGAACAACGTATTTATGGATATGTATACCCGCGCAAAAACATTTGTTCTGGAAGCCGGTAAAGTGATCATTGCCGTGTCAGTAATACTATGGGTGCTGGCATCATACGGACCTGGGAAACGGTTTGAACGTATCGACCAAAAATACAGCCAGCCGCAGTATGTGAAAACCATGAAGCCTGACAGCCTGAACCGTGTAATAGCCACCGAGAAACTGGAAAACTCTTACGCGGGTATATTAGGACATGTAATTGAGCCAGCCATTCGTCCACTGGGTTTTGATTGGAAAATAGGCATTGCGCTGATCACCTCATTCGCTGCACGTGAAGTATTTGTTGGCACCATGGCAACCATTTACAGTGTAAGCGGAGATGCCGACAATATAGAATCTGTAAAGGTTAAAATGGGCAATGCCAAAAACCAGGAGACCGGGCAGCCTGTATTTACGCTGGCAGTGGCGGCATCGCTTATGATGTTTTATGCCTTTGCCATGCAGTGCGCCAGTACCATGGCCATTGTTTACCGCGAAACCAAAAGCTGGCGCTGGCCGGTAGCCCAGTTCTTGTATATGGGTGTATTGGCTTACGTGGTAAGCTTCATTACCTACCAGTTGCTGAAATAATCGTAAACAAACTTCCTTAAAATTTTAGCATAGCCCTGCTAATTATCGCTAACTGAATTATATTAGCGGTTGAATAAATCTTTGAGCAATTGTTAGTAAAAACCTTTGGCAGCGCAGTTTACGGTATAGAGGCTACAACCATTACCGTTGAAGTAAATATTGCTGCCGGTACCAAATATTTTATTGTAGGCCTTCCGGATAATGCCATAAAAGAAAGCTATTACCGCATTGAATCAGCTTTGAAAAACTGCAACTACCGCATGCCGAGGCAGCAGGTGGTTGTGAACATGGCTCCTGCCGATATCCGTAAGGAAGGTTCTGCTTATGATCTTACCATCGCAACAGCCATTCTTGCCGCTTCGGGGCAAACAGAGGCCGAAGGGTTAGAGAAGTATATCATTATGGGCGAGCTTTCGCTCGATGGAAGCTTGCAGCCTATCAAAGGCGCTTTGCCCATTGCCATACAGGCCCGTAAGGAAGGCTTTAAAGGGTTTATTCTGCCTAAGCAAAATGCACGTGAGGCAGCCATTGTAAATGATCTTGAAGTTTTAGGCGTAGAGAATATTAAGCAGGTAGCCGATTTCTTTAATGGAGACCTGAAACTGGAACCTGAAGTAGTAAACACCCGCGAAGAGTTTTACAACAGCCTGAGCAATTACGACAGCGACTTCAGTGAAGTAAAAGGCCAGGAAAATATTAAACGCGCTTTAGAAATAGCCGCGGCAGGTGGCCATAATGTGATACTGATCGGGCCGCCGGGAGCAGGTAAAACCATGCTGGCCAGAAGGCTCCCATCGATATTGCCGCCACTAACATTGTACGAATCGCTGGAAACAACCAAAATCCATTCTGTAGCGGGTAAGCTTTCTGCATCAGATGCTTTGGTAACCATCAGGCCTTTTCGTTCGCCGCACCATACCATCAGCGATGTTGCTTTAGTTGGCGGCGGTGGTAATCCGCAACCCGGAGAAATTTCGTTAGCACATAATGGCGTATTATTTTTGGATGAACTGCCCGAGTTTAAACGCAGTGTGTTAGAGGTAATGCGCCAGCCGCTGGAAGAGCGACGTGTTACTATATCTCGTGCTAAGTTTACCGTTGACTATCCAAGCAGCTTTATGCTGGTTGCCAGCATGAACCCCTGCCCTTGCGGTTACTATAACCACCCCGAAAAGGAATGTGTGTGCCCTCCGGGCGTGGTACAAAAATATTTAAGTAAGATCTCAGGCCCATTGCTCGACCGTATCGACCTGCACGTGGAAGTTACTCCGGTAAACTTTAGTGAGTTATCGTCAGACCGCAAAGCCGAAGCAAGTGAACTGATACGCGAGCGTGTGATCAATGCCCGCGAGATACAGATTAAACGATTTGGGGAAAAGCCGGACCTGCATGCCAATGCGCAAATGAGCCCGCAAATGGTGCGCGACATTTGTACGATAAATGCCGCAGGCCAAAACCTGCTTAAAAAAGCAATGGAAAAGCTGGGACTTTCGGCGCGTGCGTATGACCGTATCCTGAAAGTTGCCCGCACAATTGCAGACTTGGCGGCAAGCGAAGAAATACAGCTTGAACATTTGGCCGAAGCTATCCATTTCAGAAGCCTCGACCGTGAAGGCTGGGCCGGGTAACTATTCCAGCGTAATAGTCACCGGTTCCGAGTGTTCGCTTTCGTTCTTCATGCGGTCAATGGCCGTGACTACGTAAATATACTTTTTACCTTTTTCTGCGGTATTATCAAGCAACGAAGTTTCCGGGTTGTATTTCACAAATAAGATGTGCTCAGCATCATCTATATCAATTTTCTCAGCCTCCGAAAAGCGGTAAACTACATAACCGTATACAGGTTCATTGTCTTTAGCCATTGCTGGTGTTTGCCAGTTTAATATTACCCCGCGTGGATTGCTTACTGCGGTTAACAGTGTTGGCGTGTTTGGTGCGATAGAATCGCGCCATAACATGGGTGGCGGTAAGGCAGGCTTGCGGTAATAATTACGACGTAACGAATCTGTAAAGCCTAATAGATTACTTGTTAAAGAATTAGAGCTGAAATACACGCTGCCCTGAACGCGCGGGTTACCCCTGACATATTTAACCTGGTTAGGAAGTTCAGCAGGGTTTTTAAATGCAGGCGATCTTGCTTCGGCCATGCGGTATGGCGCCATACCGATATAAAGGTGATGGCCGTTGGTTTGCTGGCTCCACCAGTCGGTAAGTACATCAAACCCTGCCGAGCGGTTGCCTATCTGCCAGTAAACCTGTGGTACCAGGTAATCTATCCATCCCTCTTTAAGCCATTTGCGGGTATCAGCGTAGTTTTCTGAATAAGAAGGCCCTCCGTGTGTCATTGATCCTTCAATATCTTCGTCATGATTGCGCCAAACACCTCTCGGGCTTACACCCCATTTAATATTCGGTTTGTATTTATGGATACTGTCGCCTAAAGCTTTTATCAAGAGGTCGACATTATTCCGGCGCCAGTCGCGTATGTCGGTAAAGTCGGCACCATATTGCCTGAATGCAGCTTCATCGTGTATGGTTTGCCCGGCAATGAGGTATGGATAAAAGTAATCGTCCATATGTATACCGTCGATGTCATAATTCTTTACGATGTCAAGTATCACCTGTATAATATACTCGCGCACTTCAGGCAAACCGGGGTTAAACAGTTTCTGACCGCCATAAACAAAAAACCACTCGGGGTGGGTCCTGGTAGGATGATTAGGTGCTATATTGCTGTAATTATTATCAAAAGTGGCACGGTAAGGGTTAACCCAGGCATGCAGTTCCATGCCGCGTTTATGTGCTTCAGTAATGGCAAAATCAAGCGGATCATAAAAAGGCTCGGGTGCTTTTCCCTGGCGGCCTGTAATCCAGCGCGACCATGGCTCACGCCCTCTTGAATAAAATGCATCTGCCGCAGGCCTCACCTGAAACATCACCGCATTCATATTAGTTTGCTGATGAAAGTCAAGTATGCGTATCAGTTGTTGCTGTTGCTTTTGGGTGCTTAAACCCACGGCGCTTGGCCAGTCGATATTAACAACGGTAGCAACCCAAACTCCCCTGAATTCGCGCTTAGGTGCTTTTTGCGGTGGTATTATGATCGTAGATTGCGCATGAAGATTGAGAACGAATAGAACAAAAAATAATGTAGAAATCAACCCTTTAACTTTGCACATACCTTAACTTTTTTTGAAGTGGCTAAGATATATAACTTTAGCCAACGCCGTTTTAGTGTATTAAGCAATAATTTTACCTTTTTTGTGTTTTAAAGAGATATACTTAATTTTAAGTGGCATATCGTATATTTTCAGAGACAAAAGGGCGTTATGCAGCTACAAACTATATATTGTTAAGCCATCAGTTAATAAATTTTTTTGTATAATCGCATCCGCTGTTGCAGCTGACAACGTATTTAAAATACCAGTTAACGCTTCATAAGCACATTTATCACTTAAAGAACTACTTATGGAAAACCAAACGGGACAAAATCAAAATTCCAGAAAAAACTCTAACGTTATTTATTTTCTTATTGTGGTAGTAATCGCCCTTTTAGGCACAGATGTATATCTGTACTATCAAAAAAGAGGGTCTGACGAAAAGGTCGTATATCAGAATGATGAGAAAACCCGCCTGCAAACCGAATTGGACAGCCTTGAAGCACAGGTACAACAGGTAAATTCGAGCAAGACAAAATTAAGTGCAGAAATGCAGGCGAAAAACGATTCGCTGCAAACTAAGATCAAATATCTGCGTACGCAACTGGCTAAGGGCAAGCTTACGCAAGCCGAACTAAACAAGGCACAAGAGGATATTAAACAGCTGCGGTATTTCGTAACCAAGTACACGGCCGATATCGAAGAACTGAAAAAACAGAATACGGCATTAGCAACAGAACGGGATACGCTTAAAACCAACCTGGCTACCGTTAGTACAAAGGCAGCAAGCCTTGAAACTGAAAACAAAGACCTGAATACTAAGGTACAGGTAGGCTCTGCGTTAAAAACATCCAGCCTGGTGGTAGGCAGCTTTAAAGTAAAAAGCAATGGCAAAGAATCTGATAACGATAAAGCTAAAAATGTAAAGAAGTTTAAAATAACATTTACAGTAGCCAACAATCAGATTGCTACGCAAGGGTTGCATGATGTTTTTGTACGTATTATTGATCCTGCCGGTAACCTGATTACCCAGGATGATTCAGGCACCTTCAATGCTGAAGGCCAGGACTTACAGTACACTTACAAAACTTCAATCGAATATAAAGCCGATGATACCGCTTATACCATTGATTGGATGAACCCTGGCGCATTTACAAAAGGTACTTACACCGTGATCTTATATGCTGATGGTTATACCATGGGTAAAACAACCATAGCTTTACGATAAGCTAATTAATATCTCATAAAAAAGCCGGGCTGATTAATTAGCCCGGCTTTTGCTTTTTATAAGTGTTTATGATCTATTCGACCGTGTAGCGGTAAACTTTACGGCCAATGTGTCCGTCTGCATCTATCCCCTCAACAATCACTTTGTAAATGCCTTTTGTGCCTGCGTTAAAGTAGGTTAAGGTTGATTTACCGTCTTTATCGGTCACTATGTTTGGATTCCAGTAAATGGTACTGCGTAAATCAGCCAAGGCAGTGTTTACTTTAGGATCATCGTATTGCGGCGAATAGAACGTACGTGCGCGATAATAGCCTTTAGGGGTATAAGTAACCACGCCAGGTGCATATTTTTGATAGGTCACTTCTCCGCCGCGCTTAGTGGTAATTACCAATAAGCCGCCTCCGGCTCTTGAACCATAAATAGCCAGGTATGCTCCGCTTTTTAACACTTCTATAGATGATATATCATGCGGGTTAAGATTGTCCAGAAAATCAGCATCCACCTGCATGCCATCCAGAACAATGCCCATAGGTACAGGCCCCCTGAAACTGCTCGACATACTGCGGGTTGAGTAAGCCCTGCCGTTCTGGAAGATAACACCAACTAACCTACCCTGCAAGCACTGTGATAAAGTTGGGCAGCCCATGTTTTCAAACATATCAGCCGTGATGATCTGATCGGCGTTACCCGCGCCATTTAAATTAGCAGAATTAGGCGCTTTATTTTGTTTCTTTTCGCGGATTACAACTTCTTTCAGTACAATATTATGGTTACCTGTTCCGCTCCTGATCTGTTCCTGGTAATACTCTTTATTGCTTTTTAAGTAAGGCAGGATTTTATTGTCAACGTTTACTTCAACATCCGGCGCGTTCGGGTTAGCGGTGAATGCCTGCTGTGCGGTATTGTCCAAGTCAATGTCTACATCTTTTTTACCCTTTTCGGTACGTGCCTGTATCACAAACCTTATGCTGTCTTTAAAAGTAAGATTAGGGAATGAGAAATGGCCTTGGTCATCGGTTAAAGTATCAATGATAAACGTACCACCTGCTGTAGTGAACAAGGTGACTTTACCTTTTACAACCGGTTTTTTATTGGATGTATGCACAGTGCCCGATACCGTAAGCGATTGCTCCGGCTTAAATACAATAGGCGTATAGGTATCTGCAAGGATGTTTTTCCACTCGAAACGACGGTAGCCTTGGGTAAGCATCAGCAGATCAAGATCGCTGCGGGTTTTCTCGTCGTTATGTGCAAAATAATAGTTGGGTTTTTCGATATAGCCCTTAATATCTGACGATAACAGAATGGTTGATAAAATGGTGGTCTCGTCGTCTTCGTTTGATGGCACTTTGGTTTCATCAATCACCGAAGCCGAAAGCAGCGACAAAGCTGGTTTATCTTGTGGGTCATTAGCTGTGATTTGTAGGTTTACTTTTTCCCTTGTTGCAAATGTTTGCTTTGGCGCACTAACGTCAAGCTTCAGGTTATCGGGATTATTTACGAAAATAACGCGTTCGTTAACTGGGTTACCTGCAGCATCAAACAAAGTAAACTGCACAATACCATTCGGGAATTTGCTTTTAGGGATCTTGGAGCTGGATACCTGGTTCTCTAACCTTGTTTTAGACGCATAACACATTGCGCCTGCTGATTGTGCAACAAGACTAACAGAGCCTTGTGTAGTTCCGGTAAGATCTTTTGATGCGCTGATGCGTACAAAGATGTCATTCTCGTGCTGTGTTATTGTCAGGGCGTAACCACTATCTAAAGCTTTAGGCAGATTATAGATGCCTTCAGAGCCGTCCTCGAATTTAACCTGTGCTTTGTATGTTTTTCCGGCATCGGGGGTTAACATAAATAAGCCCATACCCAAATGCTGGGTAGATATGTCTGAAATTTGATTACCATTATTGTCAACTATTTTTCCGGTTACGGTTTTACCCAGTCCATCTGCTCCTACAGCTTTAAAGGCTACTTTGCCAGGCAAGCCATTCACCATGTTACCGCTTTCAGGGAAGAACTGAACATCAATTTTATCTGATGCGGCAGTTATTGGCAATATTTTGGTAACAGTCTTGCCATCCAGGCGGATGTCTGTAGTAATGCGCCCGGTCTTTTGCACGTTAGGCATGTTGTTAACAAAAGCTATCTTAAGCATGCCTTTGCTATCAGTTGTGCCATGCCCTTTGGCTGCATTACGCGCATTTAATTGCACACGATACGATACCTCTTTATTTGCATAAGGTGCGCCATTGGCATCTGTATAAATAATTGTGGCAGTTACCAGCGGTTGGTTATTCTGGGAGCTATAGGCATAAGATGTTTGGGTAAATACTTTGTTGGTAACACCATTGCCTATCCAGATGGTTTTGTTAAAAAAGTAATCCAGGTCGTAGTTTCGCATCCATTGTGTATAAGCCCTGATGCGGTAATTACCCTCCTGCAAGGTATCAGACAGGGCAAAGTCGCCGGCTGCAACGCCATTGGTTAAAGGGAGCTTGATAGACCGTGCGACAGAATCATTTGGCGCAATAAGGTCTACGTTTAAGGTGCCGCTCATGGCCGAAAGCTGGTGCCTTGGGCCAACGGTAACATAGGCCTTAAACCATATATCATCGCCAATAGAATAATAAGGTTTATCTGTTTGCAGGTAAACTTTTTCCTGTGGATTGTTGTCCAGCCATTTATCTAACTGTGCTGCGGCTTTTTTAATAGTGTCATCATCGGCTTTTATAAAAGCCATTAAGACAACACAAATCATCGCCGATACCAACAGCAATGGCAGTTTTAATTTTTTCATGGTTTAGGGGATTAATAGGGGGTATTAAAGAACTACGTAGAAGATCAAAATTTGTTCTTCCACATCATACTTTCAACAGGCCTTGTTGTTGGCTTATTGTACTTGGCGTTACCTTTTGTGTTGTAAAATGTTTCAATTTCCCCTTCAACGCTAAAATAGATTAACTGTCCTATTGGCATACCTGCATATATACGCACGGGTTGAGTAACAGAAATTTCAAGCGTCCAGGTATTGCAAAAGCCAACGTCGCCTTTACCGGCTGTGGCATGTATATCTATCCCTAAACGGCCGGTGCTTGATTTGCCTTCCAGAAAGGGTACATGCTGATGGGTTTCCGTATATTCCATAGTTACACCCAGGTAAAGTGTATTCGGCTGTAATACAAAGCCATCTTTAGGTATTTCAAAATGATCTATCTCGTTGTGCGCTTTTGCATCCAATACACGGTTTTTGTAGGTAGCTAGGTGCTTGCCTAAATGTACGTCGTAAGAGTTGGTGCCTAAGTTTTCGCGGTAAAAAGGTTCAATGATGATATGGCCTTTTTCAATTTCTTCCAATATGCGCTTGTCTGATAAAATCATGGTGTAATAATGCGAATAACCCGTCTAATTTATAATTATTTGACATAAGTTTGCTGCTGTTTTTGCAATTTTACTTTATGGCTATAGCATACCGTCAGCAGGTAGATGATGATACCGAATTTGCGATCTGGAAAATAGAAGAACAGGCTGACGAATTATATAGTAAGCTGCAACTTAATGATGCCGAAAAGGCCTATGTGGATGCGCTAAGCAGCGGTAAAAGGCATTTACATTGGTTGGGCACCCGGGTATTGCTGCGTGAAATGCTGCATACTGATCAGTACATCGATTGCCGGGTAGATAGCCATGGTAAACCTTATCTTTTTAATCTTCCGTACCAGATATCGTTAAGCCATTCTTTTGATTATGCTGCCGTAATGGTGAGTAAAAGCCGACCGGTAGGTATTGATATTGAGCAGATCAAACAAAAGGTTGAGCGCATTGCCCACAAGTTTATGCGCCCGGAAGAGCTGGAGTTTATCAGCGATCAGACAAAAATAGAGCAGCTTTATGTTTGCTGGTGTGCCAAAGAGGCGGTTTACAAATGCTATGGACAAAAAGAGGTTTCTTTTTCGGATCATATTCTGCTGAAACCTTTTCAGTTTGAACACCATGGTACAATTGAAGCAACACTTGTAAAAGATGATATCCATATACCATACGAGGTAAGTTACCTGAAGTATGATGATTACATGATAGGCTACGTTAAAGGATGATATGAAGAATAAGCATGTGATATTTCAGGACTGGGGCCTGATTGATTATAAAGAAGCATGGGACAGGCAGGAAGCGCTGTTTGCAGATACTGTTAATACCAAAATTGCTTTGCGTAACCTGCAAACGGCCGCTGCGGGTAATGATGGCCCTGTTGAAGAACTAAGCACCAAAAATTACCTGGTGTTTTGTGAGCATCCGCATGTGTATACTTTAGGTAAAAGCGGCAAGCAAGAGCATTTACTGCTGGATGAGCAAGGCTTAAAGGATAAACAGGCGGTTTACTATCCGATCAATCGCGGCGGTGATATTACCTATCATGGTCCCGGCCAAATTGTTAGTTACCCGATACTCGATCTCGATAATTTTTTTACCGATATCCATTTATACCTCCGTACGCTTGAGGAGGCCGTTATTTTGACTATGGCCGAGTATGGCTTAAAGGGCGAGCGCTATCCCGGATATACCGGTGTTTGGCTGGATGCCGATAATGATAAGGCCCGAAAAATTTGTGCAATGGGCGTGCGCTGTAGCCGCTGGGTAACCATGCATGGTTTGGCATTTAACGTAAATACCGATCTGGATTACTTTAAAAACATTGTGCCCTGCGGTATTGATGATAAGGCAGTAACCAGCATGCAGTATGAATTAGGCCAGCAAGTTAATATTGAAGAAGTTAAAAAAATCCTAAAGCATCATATTTCCGTATTGTTTGGTATGGAGATGATATGAAAGCAATAATCAGTTTACTAATTTTATCAGGCTTGGCTGTTATGCCTGCATTTTCAATGGAAACAAACGATAACCAGGCAGTTACCGACACTTCAAAAACCATCACTTACCTTGCCCTTGGTGATTCTTATACTATTGGGGAAAAGGTTGAGCCAAAAGAATCATACCCTTATCAGCTGGCGGCGCAGCTGAAGCTGAAAAATGTAAATGTAGCCGAACCAAAGGTTATTGCAACAACCGGCTGGACGACCAGCGAACTTGCCAATGGCATAGCCCAGGCAAATATCAAACAAAAATTTGACCTGGTGACGCTGCTGATTGGTGTTAATAACCAATACCGGGGGTTAAGCCGTACAGAATACCGACAGGAGTTTGTTAAGCTATTAAATACAGCTATCGACTTTGCAGGCGGCAACAAAAAGCATGTAATTGTAATATCCATTCCTGATTGGTCGGTTACGCCATTTGCAGAAGGCCGCGACAGGCAGCTGATCAGCGATCAGATCGATCTGTTTAATGCCATCAACCTGGAAGAAAGCGAAAGAGCAGGTGTTAAGTATGTAGACATTACCGGTATTTCAAAGGACGCAAAAACCGATGCTGAACTTAATGCATCAGACGGATTGCACCCTTCAGGTAAAATGTACAGCTTATGGGTAAAAAAGCTGTTACCTGTGGTTATTAAAAGTCTGAAGTAATTTGCAGATATGCAATGCGCAAACTGCGTAATTTAAAAGATCTTGACTTTTGTTTCTGGTTTCTTGA encodes the following:
- the lipB gene encoding lipoyl(octanoyl) transferase LipB; this encodes MKNKHVIFQDWGLIDYKEAWDRQEALFADTVNTKIALRNLQTAAAGNDGPVEELSTKNYLVFCEHPHVYTLGKSGKQEHLLLDEQGLKDKQAVYYPINRGGDITYHGPGQIVSYPILDLDNFFTDIHLYLRTLEEAVILTMAEYGLKGERYPGYTGVWLDADNDKARKICAMGVRCSRWVTMHGLAFNVNTDLDYFKNIVPCGIDDKAVTSMQYELGQQVNIEEVKKILKHHISVLFGMEMI
- the dcd gene encoding dCTP deaminase produces the protein MILSDKRILEEIEKGHIIIEPFYRENLGTNSYDVHLGKHLATYKNRVLDAKAHNEIDHFEIPKDGFVLQPNTLYLGVTMEYTETHQHVPFLEGKSSTGRLGIDIHATAGKGDVGFCNTWTLEISVTQPVRIYAGMPIGQLIYFSVEGEIETFYNTKGNAKYNKPTTRPVESMMWKNKF
- a CDS encoding YifB family Mg chelatase-like AAA ATPase, producing MLVKTFGSAVYGIEATTITVEVNIAAGTKYFIVGLPDNAIKESYYRIESALKNCNYRMPRQQVVVNMAPADIRKEGSAYDLTIATAILAASGQTEAEGLEKYIIMGELSLDGSLQPIKGALPIAIQARKEGFKGFILPKQNAREAAIVNDLEVLGVENIKQVADFFNGDLKLEPEVVNTREEFYNSLSNYDSDFSEVKGQENIKRALEIAAAGGHNVILIGPPGAGKTMLARRLPSILPPLTLYESLETTKIHSVAGKLSASDALVTIRPFRSPHHTISDVALVGGGGNPQPGEISLAHNGVLFLDELPEFKRSVLEVMRQPLEERRVTISRAKFTVDYPSSFMLVASMNPCPCGYYNHPEKECVCPPGVVQKYLSKISGPLLDRIDLHVEVTPVNFSELSSDRKAEASELIRERVINAREIQIKRFGEKPDLHANAQMSPQMVRDICTINAAGQNLLKKAMEKLGLSARAYDRILKVARTIADLAASEEIQLEHLAEAIHFRSLDREGWAG
- a CDS encoding carboxypeptidase-like regulatory domain-containing protein, with amino-acid sequence MKKLKLPLLLVSAMICVVLMAFIKADDDTIKKAAAQLDKWLDNNPQEKVYLQTDKPYYSIGDDIWFKAYVTVGPRHQLSAMSGTLNVDLIAPNDSVARSIKLPLTNGVAAGDFALSDTLQEGNYRIRAYTQWMRNYDLDYFFNKTIWIGNGVTNKVFTQTSYAYSSQNNQPLVTATIIYTDANGAPYANKEVSYRVQLNARNAAKGHGTTDSKGMLKIAFVNNMPNVQKTGRITTDIRLDGKTVTKILPITAASDKIDVQFFPESGNMVNGLPGKVAFKAVGADGLGKTVTGKIVDNNGNQISDISTQHLGMGLFMLTPDAGKTYKAQVKFEDGSEGIYNLPKALDSGYALTITQHENDIFVRISASKDLTGTTQGSVSLVAQSAGAMCYASKTRLENQVSSSKIPKSKFPNGIVQFTLFDAAGNPVNERVIFVNNPDNLKLDVSAPKQTFATREKVNLQITANDPQDKPALSLLSASVIDETKVPSNEDDETTILSTILLSSDIKGYIEKPNYYFAHNDEKTRSDLDLLMLTQGYRRFEWKNILADTYTPIVFKPEQSLTVSGTVHTSNKKPVVKGKVTLFTTAGGTFIIDTLTDDQGHFSFPNLTFKDSIRFVIQARTEKGKKDVDIDLDNTAQQAFTANPNAPDVEVNVDNKILPYLKSNKEYYQEQIRSGTGNHNIVLKEVVIREKKQNKAPNSANLNGAGNADQIITADMFENMGCPTLSQCLQGRLVGVIFQNGRAYSTRSMSSSFRGPVPMGIVLDGMQVDADFLDNLNPHDISSIEVLKSGAYLAIYGSRAGGGLLVITTKRGGEVTYQKYAPGVVTYTPKGYYRARTFYSPQYDDPKVNTALADLRSTIYWNPNIVTDKDGKSTLTYFNAGTKGIYKVIVEGIDADGHIGRKVYRYTVE
- a CDS encoding glycoside hydrolase family 10 protein, coding for MCKVKGLISTLFFVLFVLNLHAQSTIIIPPQKAPKREFRGVWVATVVNIDWPSAVGLSTQKQQQQLIRILDFHQQTNMNAVMFQVRPAADAFYSRGREPWSRWITGRQGKAPEPFYDPLDFAITEAHKRGMELHAWVNPYRATFDNNYSNIAPNHPTRTHPEWFFVYGGQKLFNPGLPEVREYIIQVILDIVKNYDIDGIHMDDYFYPYLIAGQTIHDEAAFRQYGADFTDIRDWRRNNVDLLIKALGDSIHKYKPNIKWGVSPRGVWRNHDEDIEGSMTHGGPSYSENYADTRKWLKEGWIDYLVPQVYWQIGNRSAGFDVLTDWWSQQTNGHHLYIGMAPYRMAEARSPAFKNPAELPNQVKYVRGNPRVQGSVYFSSNSLTSNLLGFTDSLRRNYYRKPALPPPMLWRDSIAPNTPTLLTAVSNPRGVILNWQTPAMAKDNEPVYGYVVYRFSEAEKIDIDDAEHILFVKYNPETSLLDNTAEKGKKYIYVVTAIDRMKNESEHSEPVTITLE
- a CDS encoding SGNH/GDSL hydrolase family protein, coding for METNDNQAVTDTSKTITYLALGDSYTIGEKVEPKESYPYQLAAQLKLKNVNVAEPKVIATTGWTTSELANGIAQANIKQKFDLVTLLIGVNNQYRGLSRTEYRQEFVKLLNTAIDFAGGNKKHVIVISIPDWSVTPFAEGRDRQLISDQIDLFNAINLEESERAGVKYVDITGISKDAKTDAELNASDGLHPSGKMYSLWVKKLLPVVIKSLK
- a CDS encoding 4'-phosphopantetheinyl transferase family protein; translation: MAIAYRQQVDDDTEFAIWKIEEQADELYSKLQLNDAEKAYVDALSSGKRHLHWLGTRVLLREMLHTDQYIDCRVDSHGKPYLFNLPYQISLSHSFDYAAVMVSKSRPVGIDIEQIKQKVERIAHKFMRPEELEFISDQTKIEQLYVCWCAKEAVYKCYGQKEVSFSDHILLKPFQFEHHGTIEATLVKDDIHIPYEVSYLKYDDYMIGYVKG
- the feoB gene encoding ferrous iron transport protein B, with amino-acid sequence MKADIRVALVGNPNTGKSTLFNALTGLNQKIGNFPGVTVDKKTGYCDLPDGRRAEIVDLPGTYSLYPKSKDESIVFSVLADQQIDQQPDLVVVILDASNLKRNLLLYTQVADLKIPIIVALNMMDLATRNGITIDIDAFAKKLGVHVVPISARKLEGIDKLKAAISYANKLALQEDTIDVHAIAPQLIAQIGEEMAVENPYYALQLAHQHEHLTFLSPGESNRIEELEQVHGFHSQKAQATETIARYNFINDLLYDTVQKKETAQEETWSNRIDKVLTHRVFGFVIFFGILLFMFQSIFAWSAYPMDLISTGFVWLQETLHKILPAGPLTNLLADGVVAGLSGVLVFIPQIAILFAFISILEDTGYMARVTFMMDKLMRKVGLSGKSVVPLIGGFACAVPSIMSTRTIESWKDRIITIMVTPLVTCSARLPIYTLLIALVVPNRNIWWIFNLQGLALTGMYLLSLVSAIVVAFVMKLIIKGREKGYFIMELPVYRMPRWNNVFMDMYTRAKTFVLEAGKVIIAVSVILWVLASYGPGKRFERIDQKYSQPQYVKTMKPDSLNRVIATEKLENSYAGILGHVIEPAIRPLGFDWKIGIALITSFAAREVFVGTMATIYSVSGDADNIESVKVKMGNAKNQETGQPVFTLAVAASLMMFYAFAMQCASTMAIVYRETKSWRWPVAQFLYMGVLAYVVSFITYQLLK